A portion of the bacterium genome contains these proteins:
- a CDS encoding glutamine amidotransferase: MKLKIVWLYAKNMNIYGDYGNILALKKQAEMRGIKPEIVQYNEGDEFPLDADIVIGGGGQDSGQGKIQDDLLKIAPILRDLAKKGVPMLMICGLYQLFGEYFETSMGEKISGICLFQGVKTVAGETRMIGNIVEDSAEFGEIIGYENHSGQTFISKNTEVLARVSSGDGNNPENHTEGARYKNVIGTYLHGSILPKNPAITEFFLREACKNKGESLLEVLPEFRDDFEKLQQITDMARQIAKSRPR, translated from the coding sequence ATGAAGTTAAAAATTGTGTGGCTCTATGCCAAGAATATGAACATTTACGGTGATTATGGCAATATCTTGGCGCTAAAAAAACAGGCTGAAATGCGCGGAATTAAGCCTGAGATTGTCCAGTATAACGAGGGTGATGAATTTCCACTGGATGCGGATATTGTGATTGGCGGTGGCGGTCAGGATAGCGGGCAGGGCAAAATTCAGGACGACCTTCTTAAGATTGCGCCAATCTTGCGAGATTTGGCGAAGAAGGGTGTTCCGATGTTGATGATTTGTGGGCTTTATCAACTTTTTGGCGAGTATTTTGAGACTTCTATGGGCGAAAAAATCAGCGGAATTTGCCTTTTTCAAGGTGTGAAAACCGTTGCTGGTGAAACTAGAATGATTGGTAATATTGTTGAAGATTCTGCCGAGTTTGGCGAAATTATCGGCTATGAAAACCACAGCGGACAGACTTTCATTTCGAAAAACACTGAAGTTCTTGCTCGAGTTTCGAGCGGAGATGGCAACAATCCCGAGAACCATACCGAGGGCGCGCGTTATAAAAATGTGATCGGAACATATCTTCACGGATCAATTTTGCCCAAAAATCCTGCGATTACCGAATTTTTCTTGCGAGAAGCGTGTAAAAATAAGGGTGAGAGCTTGCTTGAAGTTCTGCCGGAATTTCGAGACGACTTCGAAAAACTTCAACAAATTACAGATATGGCTCGCCAAATCGCCAAATCCCGCCCGCGTTAA